The proteins below come from a single Agromyces flavus genomic window:
- a CDS encoding basic amino acid/polyamine antiporter, translating to MSTTADQQQTTSKLSLPALTGMVVGSMVGAGVFQLPARFAGETGVYGALIAWSIAGLGMLTLALVFQTLAVRKPELDNGVYVYAREGFGLYPGFLSAVGFWASACAGNAFYWVLIMTTLSQLFPGLEPVLGQGDTWPAFFISVAAVWGFFLLIRRGVKEAAGINFVVTVAKLVPLALFLVLVIFFLDWDVFVGNLSGGADVPGGDSLFLQVQGTMLITVFVFLGIEGASVYSRHARKREDVGKATVLGFLSVLALFASISILSYGILPKDEIAALPQPSVGGVLEAAVGPWGGVLIRIGLIISVLGAYLAWQLLAADVVFAAARDNDLPRRFARLNARDVPEQAVLWTSILVTVILFAVQFVSDALDFTLDLTAALALAPYALASAYAVKIAVQGDGYAGTEPGRRTRELVIAAISTLYTLFLVWAAGYVFLFLACILLAPATVLYIMARRQQGARVFTRTGLVIFIVVVAFAVVGVVLLATGTVQI from the coding sequence ATGTCGACGACGGCCGATCAGCAGCAGACCACGTCCAAGCTGAGCCTCCCTGCGCTGACCGGCATGGTGGTCGGCTCGATGGTCGGCGCGGGTGTGTTCCAGCTTCCCGCACGCTTCGCCGGCGAGACGGGCGTGTACGGCGCCCTCATCGCCTGGTCGATCGCGGGACTCGGCATGCTCACCTTGGCGCTCGTCTTCCAGACGCTCGCCGTGCGCAAGCCCGAGCTCGACAACGGCGTCTACGTCTACGCGCGCGAGGGCTTCGGCCTGTACCCCGGCTTCCTCTCCGCGGTCGGCTTCTGGGCGTCGGCGTGCGCTGGGAACGCGTTCTACTGGGTCCTCATCATGACGACCCTGTCGCAGCTCTTCCCCGGGCTGGAGCCCGTCCTCGGGCAGGGCGACACGTGGCCGGCGTTCTTCATCTCCGTCGCGGCCGTCTGGGGATTCTTCCTCCTGATCCGACGCGGGGTGAAGGAGGCCGCCGGCATCAACTTCGTCGTGACCGTCGCGAAGCTCGTCCCACTCGCGCTCTTCCTGGTCCTCGTGATCTTCTTCCTCGACTGGGACGTCTTCGTCGGCAACCTGAGCGGCGGTGCCGACGTTCCCGGCGGCGACTCGCTGTTCCTGCAGGTGCAGGGCACGATGCTCATCACGGTGTTCGTCTTCCTCGGCATCGAGGGAGCGAGCGTGTACTCGCGGCACGCGCGCAAGCGCGAGGATGTCGGAAAGGCGACCGTGCTGGGGTTCCTGTCGGTCCTCGCGCTGTTCGCGTCCATCTCGATCCTCTCGTACGGCATCCTCCCCAAGGACGAGATCGCTGCCCTGCCGCAACCCTCGGTCGGCGGTGTGCTCGAGGCGGCGGTCGGCCCGTGGGGCGGGGTCCTCATCCGCATCGGCCTCATCATCTCGGTGCTCGGGGCCTACCTCGCGTGGCAGCTCCTCGCCGCCGACGTCGTCTTCGCGGCCGCACGCGACAACGACCTGCCGCGTCGGTTCGCGCGCCTCAACGCACGCGACGTCCCGGAACAGGCGGTGCTCTGGACCTCGATCCTGGTCACCGTCATCCTCTTCGCCGTGCAGTTCGTGAGCGATGCGCTCGACTTCACGCTCGATCTCACGGCGGCGCTCGCGCTCGCCCCGTACGCGCTCGCGAGCGCGTACGCGGTGAAGATCGCGGTGCAGGGCGACGGGTACGCCGGAACAGAGCCCGGCCGACGCACTCGCGAGCTCGTCATCGCGGCGATCTCGACGCTGTACACGCTCTTCCTCGTGTGGGCGGCCGGGTACGTCTTCCTGTTCCTCGCGTGCATCCTGCTCGCCCCGGCGACCGTCCTCTACATCATGGCGCGGCGGCAGCAGGGCGCCCGGGTGTTCACGCGGACCGGGCTCGTGATCTTCATCGTCGTCGTGGCCTTTGCGGTCGTCGGCGTCGTCCTGCTCGCCACGGGAACCGTGCAGATCTGA